The proteins below are encoded in one region of Syntrophotalea carbinolica DSM 2380:
- a CDS encoding SDR family oxidoreductase, with the protein MADRRENGVVLVTGGAQGIGKGIACVLLASGMRVVIADRDEDACREMAAEYADNDCVAVFPMDVAVEASVTHVMGRIEARFGRLDALVNNAGHGPAHAEPVEELTLEAWNSVLATNLTGAFLCCKHAVAALRRSRGAIVNIASTRALQSEPHGEAYAASKGGVVALTHALANSLGPDIRVNCISPGWIAVDDWQKSANCKSPALRPEDHAQHPVGRVGHPGDIAELAAFLISPRAGFITGQNFVVDGGMTRKMIYVE; encoded by the coding sequence ATGGCAGACCGACGTGAAAATGGCGTGGTTCTCGTCACCGGCGGCGCACAAGGTATCGGTAAGGGGATTGCGTGCGTCTTGCTGGCATCGGGCATGCGGGTGGTCATTGCGGATCGGGACGAAGATGCCTGCCGCGAAATGGCGGCGGAATATGCCGACAATGACTGCGTGGCTGTTTTTCCCATGGATGTCGCCGTGGAAGCCAGTGTCACCCATGTCATGGGGCGGATAGAAGCGCGCTTCGGTCGCCTCGATGCCCTGGTCAACAATGCCGGGCATGGGCCGGCGCACGCCGAACCCGTGGAAGAGCTGACCCTGGAGGCATGGAACAGCGTGCTGGCGACCAACTTGACGGGTGCTTTTCTGTGCTGTAAGCATGCTGTGGCCGCTTTACGCCGAAGCCGTGGTGCCATTGTCAATATTGCCTCGACTCGCGCCCTGCAATCGGAACCTCACGGTGAAGCCTATGCCGCCAGCAAGGGCGGTGTCGTTGCCCTGACGCACGCATTGGCCAATAGTCTGGGGCCCGATATTCGCGTCAATTGCATCAGCCCGGGTTGGATTGCCGTGGATGACTGGCAAAAAAGTGCCAATTGTAAATCCCCGGCACTGCGGCCCGAGGACCATGCCCAGCATCCGGTCGGTCGTGTCGGGCACCCCGGGGATATCGCTGAGTTGGCGGCTTTTTTGATTTCACCGCGGGCCGGTTTTATCACCGGGCAGAATTTTGTTGTCGATGGTGGCATGACGCGCAAGATGATTTATGTCGAATAG
- a CDS encoding C40 family peptidase — MFGNHSPKRIFSVCIIGVISLALSACSQHHANIAPHRPSKTIKSVRDAPSDVPSKGVALRKMGFSVQVGAFAHIENAVRFEQTLEKRGIDAYYFRHDSGLFKVRFSNHESYQAARSEAERMQDQGLIGNFFIVIPESYAVARMQGAQTAPLREELVRTARGFLGVPYRWGGTDIDNGFDCSGLTMVCYRLNGLNLPRVSRVQYGAGRWVSKETMRKGDLVFFATNGGKRVSHVGMYIGNNRFIHAPRTGKTVRVEKMSNPYFSRTFVGARSYL; from the coding sequence ATGTTCGGCAACCATTCCCCCAAAAGAATATTTTCCGTATGCATCATCGGTGTCATTTCCCTGGCACTTTCCGCCTGTTCCCAACATCATGCAAACATCGCACCTCATCGGCCGTCCAAAACCATCAAATCGGTTCGCGATGCGCCCTCCGACGTCCCCTCCAAAGGCGTTGCCCTGCGCAAAATGGGATTCTCCGTTCAGGTAGGCGCATTCGCCCACATCGAAAATGCCGTGCGATTCGAACAAACCCTCGAAAAACGCGGCATCGACGCCTACTATTTTCGCCACGATTCCGGGTTGTTCAAGGTTCGATTCAGCAACCATGAAAGCTATCAGGCCGCCCGGAGTGAAGCCGAGAGGATGCAGGACCAGGGGCTCATCGGGAATTTTTTCATCGTTATCCCCGAATCTTACGCCGTCGCCCGCATGCAGGGCGCGCAAACCGCTCCTTTACGCGAAGAACTTGTCAGAACCGCGCGCGGGTTTCTCGGTGTCCCGTACCGCTGGGGCGGTACCGACATCGACAACGGCTTCGATTGCAGCGGTCTGACCATGGTCTGTTACCGCCTCAATGGACTGAACCTGCCCCGGGTGTCGCGGGTTCAATATGGAGCCGGACGCTGGGTGTCAAAGGAAACCATGCGCAAAGGCGATCTGGTGTTTTTTGCCACCAACGGAGGCAAACGTGTCAGCCACGTCGGTATGTATATCGGCAATAACCGTTTCATTCACGCCCCGCGAACAGGCAAAACGGTCCGTGTCGAAAAAATGTCCAACCCGTATTTCAGCCGGACCTTTGTCGGCGCCCGAAGCTACCTTTAG
- a CDS encoding acyl-CoA thioesterase — translation MIKPVDTSFTKVLSLTSDESLRRRFMVLDEPIQANMRFGLLLEVLDKVAEEAALNYVNRFYPDARVVTAAIDNIVVRHVTDMSRDVHFKARINHVGRSSLEIGIRVEQPGGPVRHIASCYFTMVARSGVGEGATSVALPGLEYTEEIEKQRADKALQRRADYKQQQALLHEPPSREEFEMLTSLHTAQDEPGFNGLLASKLTADAWERMYPEQENVPQKIFGGYLIRRAYELASICSEQVAPNRPIPAAVNRINFFHPVRMGDKLHYTARVVYTNGSLICVEANIERISRDRTTKAMSNSCLFTFVNVDEELQRQPVPQVYPTNYGEDARYLAAHRSCQGLIKNRQLV, via the coding sequence ATGATCAAACCTGTCGACACCTCGTTTACCAAGGTTCTCTCCCTGACCAGCGATGAGTCTCTGCGCCGACGTTTCATGGTTCTGGATGAGCCGATCCAGGCTAATATGCGTTTCGGTTTGCTGCTGGAGGTTCTTGACAAAGTGGCGGAAGAAGCCGCTTTGAACTATGTTAACCGATTCTATCCCGATGCTCGAGTGGTGACGGCGGCTATCGACAACATTGTTGTCCGCCACGTTACGGATATGTCCCGGGATGTGCATTTCAAGGCGCGGATCAACCATGTAGGCCGGTCTTCCCTGGAGATCGGTATTCGTGTCGAGCAGCCTGGCGGTCCGGTGAGGCATATTGCCTCCTGTTATTTCACCATGGTAGCCCGTTCTGGGGTGGGCGAGGGAGCCACCAGTGTTGCTTTGCCAGGGTTGGAATATACCGAAGAAATCGAGAAGCAGCGTGCCGACAAAGCACTGCAAAGACGCGCGGATTATAAGCAGCAGCAGGCGTTGCTGCATGAGCCGCCCAGCCGCGAAGAGTTCGAGATGCTGACCAGCCTGCACACGGCCCAGGACGAGCCGGGCTTCAACGGCTTGCTGGCCAGTAAACTTACCGCCGATGCGTGGGAACGCATGTACCCGGAGCAGGAAAACGTGCCCCAAAAGATTTTCGGCGGTTATCTCATCCGTCGCGCCTACGAGTTGGCGTCCATCTGTTCCGAGCAGGTAGCTCCCAACCGTCCTATCCCGGCAGCGGTCAATCGCATCAATTTTTTTCATCCGGTGCGCATGGGAGATAAGCTGCACTATACGGCCCGGGTTGTCTATACCAACGGCAGCCTGATCTGTGTCGAAGCCAACATCGAACGCATCAGTCGCGACCGCACCACCAAGGCCATGTCCAACTCCTGCCTGTTTACTTTCGTCAACGTCGATGAAGAGCTTCAACGTCAGCCGGTGCCCCAGGTCTATCCGACCAATTACGGGGAGGATGCACGCTATCTTGCAGCGCACCGCAGTTGCCAGGGGCTGATCAAAAATCGGCAACTGGTCTAG
- a CDS encoding penicillin-binding transpeptidase domain-containing protein, with product MRKKQKKSSALSEHADWRHFQSGLNNKNSGGQRKRRLGRRICALALLVWAGSYVIRSNVTPVAENTAQARAAAQTAPLISGKDDVRKLLDQQEMDNLTGKSIALQVGQQTLQIETSLDEDLQNYLLSHMDRKNSRDIGIVVMDADTGRVLAMAGYDKTGSAGNPCLRSNFPAASIFKIVTAAASVDHCNYTAKSTMHFNGYKHTLYKRQLTEKTNKYTNTVSFKDAFAQSINPVFGKLGELRLGKSVLEKYADTFRFNEPLNFDLSLQPSHFRITEDPYNWAEIASGFNRDTTISPLHGAVMASAVLNQGRITAPYLVDRILDDEGNTLYHGEQSWEQQAMSENASAVLRQMMQTTIKSGTARKSFRGYRKDKILSQLQIGGKTGSMDNKTHDVRYDWFVGFARELSGKANLTVAVMVAHEKYIGIRASQYARMAITHYFRKLLDTSQQPGNKTNRGIAQL from the coding sequence ATGCGAAAAAAACAGAAGAAATCATCAGCATTAAGCGAGCATGCCGACTGGCGCCATTTTCAGTCCGGCCTGAACAATAAAAATAGCGGCGGCCAGCGAAAACGTCGCCTCGGCCGACGCATTTGCGCCCTGGCGCTGCTGGTTTGGGCCGGATCATATGTCATCCGCAGCAATGTAACACCCGTTGCGGAAAATACGGCGCAAGCCCGCGCAGCCGCCCAAACCGCGCCCCTCATATCCGGTAAAGATGACGTTCGAAAACTGCTGGATCAGCAGGAAATGGACAACCTGACCGGCAAAAGTATCGCTCTTCAGGTCGGCCAACAAACGCTGCAGATCGAAACAAGCCTCGATGAAGACTTGCAGAACTATCTGTTGTCCCACATGGATCGAAAGAATTCGCGCGATATCGGCATCGTGGTCATGGATGCCGACACAGGACGTGTCCTGGCCATGGCCGGATACGATAAAACAGGCAGCGCCGGCAATCCGTGCCTGCGCAGCAATTTTCCCGCTGCCAGCATTTTCAAAATCGTCACGGCGGCAGCATCGGTGGACCACTGCAACTACACCGCCAAATCAACCATGCATTTCAATGGTTACAAGCATACGCTCTACAAAAGGCAGCTTACGGAAAAAACCAATAAATACACCAACACGGTCTCCTTCAAAGATGCGTTTGCCCAGTCGATCAACCCGGTTTTCGGTAAACTCGGCGAGCTTCGCCTGGGAAAATCCGTGCTTGAAAAATATGCGGATACCTTTCGCTTCAACGAACCGCTGAATTTTGACCTGTCCCTGCAACCGAGTCATTTTCGGATCACCGAGGATCCCTACAACTGGGCCGAAATCGCCAGCGGATTCAACCGTGACACGACCATTTCTCCCTTGCATGGTGCGGTCATGGCTTCGGCGGTACTCAACCAGGGACGCATTACGGCACCTTATCTCGTCGATCGCATCCTGGATGACGAAGGCAACACCCTATACCACGGCGAACAATCCTGGGAACAGCAGGCCATGTCCGAAAATGCTTCGGCCGTACTGCGACAAATGATGCAGACCACCATAAAATCAGGCACCGCGCGCAAATCTTTTCGCGGATATCGAAAGGACAAGATTCTCTCGCAACTGCAGATCGGCGGCAAGACCGGTTCCATGGACAACAAAACCCACGATGTCCGTTACGACTGGTTTGTCGGTTTTGCCAGAGAACTGAGCGGCAAGGCCAATCTGACCGTAGCCGTTATGGTTGCTCACGAGAAGTATATCGGGATCCGCGCCAGCCAATACGCACGCATGGCCATTACCCATTATTTTCGCAAGCTCCTGGATACAAGCCAACAACCCGGCAATAAAACCAATAGGGGTATCGCGCAACTTTAA
- a CDS encoding radical SAM protein, with translation MRMSAITRNRLIAGNEREYGERYAQLSFPSTSEAKHAFARRAEILDDLGGRVAVGYDGTKLDCTHLSPGCRICAEGGWSCLFITGRCNCRCFYCPTAQTENDLPTTNTVEFRTPSDYVGYLERFGFRGASVTGGEPLLNFKRSLAYVRAIKKHFGDGMHVWLYTNGTLANGDILHQLRDAGLDEIRFDIGATEYHLDKLRLATGVIPTVTVEIPAIPEDLELLKCKMLEMRDAGVGYLNLHQMRLTPYNFEHLVTRNYTFLHGEKVTVLESELTALELLRYGLDKTIELPVNYCSFVFKNRFQGRAARVRNGRFMLKGYEDLTKNGYIRSLTLVGSPDAVTRQVERFVQLGVSPELWDKGSSREKLRIHPQLWSSVAWHDFRLLVGYASTRQLSAMSYRNPFTSVAVSPTKSVIIERARAVADMELQGEDCLLFEKYFLHGRQLPTGVEVDSRWADLIPFEFGLEGLQDYF, from the coding sequence ATGAGAATGTCGGCGATTACCCGCAATCGTTTGATTGCGGGCAATGAACGGGAATACGGCGAGCGCTATGCGCAACTGTCTTTTCCTTCCACATCAGAGGCGAAGCATGCGTTTGCGCGGCGTGCGGAGATTCTGGACGATCTGGGCGGACGTGTTGCGGTAGGTTACGATGGCACCAAGCTTGATTGTACCCACTTGTCTCCGGGGTGCAGGATATGCGCGGAAGGCGGCTGGTCATGCCTGTTCATCACCGGGCGCTGTAACTGTCGCTGTTTTTATTGTCCAACCGCCCAGACCGAGAACGATTTGCCGACCACCAACACGGTGGAATTTCGCACGCCCTCCGACTATGTCGGTTATCTTGAGCGGTTCGGGTTTCGTGGCGCCAGTGTAACTGGTGGCGAGCCGCTACTTAATTTCAAGCGTTCCCTGGCCTATGTGCGTGCCATCAAGAAACACTTTGGTGACGGGATGCACGTCTGGCTGTACACCAACGGCACCCTGGCCAACGGTGACATCCTGCACCAGTTGCGCGACGCCGGACTGGATGAAATCCGTTTCGATATCGGTGCTACCGAATACCATCTTGATAAACTTCGATTGGCCACTGGGGTCATCCCGACAGTCACAGTGGAAATCCCCGCCATCCCTGAAGACCTTGAACTCCTCAAATGCAAGATGCTGGAGATGCGCGATGCCGGTGTCGGCTATCTCAATCTTCATCAGATGCGTTTGACGCCGTATAATTTCGAGCACCTTGTTACGCGTAACTATACTTTTTTGCATGGCGAAAAAGTTACCGTGCTCGAGTCCGAACTGACTGCCTTGGAATTATTGCGGTACGGTCTCGATAAGACCATTGAACTGCCGGTTAATTATTGCTCGTTTGTATTCAAGAACCGTTTTCAAGGCCGTGCCGCGCGGGTGCGCAATGGCCGTTTCATGCTTAAGGGGTATGAAGATCTGACGAAAAACGGTTATATCCGGAGTCTGACCCTGGTCGGCAGCCCCGACGCGGTGACGCGCCAGGTCGAACGGTTCGTTCAGCTGGGTGTCAGCCCCGAGTTGTGGGACAAGGGGAGTTCACGGGAAAAGTTACGGATTCATCCCCAATTGTGGAGTTCCGTTGCCTGGCATGATTTCCGATTGCTGGTCGGTTATGCAAGTACCCGGCAACTTTCCGCCATGAGTTATCGCAACCCATTCACTTCGGTCGCCGTCAGCCCTACCAAATCGGTCATTATCGAACGTGCTCGGGCCGTAGCGGATATGGAACTGCAGGGGGAAGATTGTCTTCTTTTCGAGAAATATTTTTTACACGGCCGACAGCTGCCAACAGGCGTGGAAGTCGATTCGCGATGGGCTGATTTGATCCCGTTCGAGTTCGGCCTGGAGGGTCTGCAGGATTACTTCTGA
- a CDS encoding methyl-accepting chemotaxis protein, with the protein MMKFNDWKIGYRLALLAGILSILLVMTGLLGLRSLESVNASLQSVYQDRVVPLTRLKKVSDMYAVNIVDLSHKIRSEQFDWDDAMRALKSAQQLIAQEWGAYLETATAPEEQALVRDARSLMASADKTIVNLETIIAERQHLMLVDFIENNLYQEIDPITEQLGKLIDVQLEIAHHEFDKGQATYRQTFVLSIGCMGLALLLAGLLGYLIIRSVTQPVARTVEMIEAMEKGNLDMRLSLDRKDEIGRLARAMDAFADNLKNEVLEAFNSLAAGDFTFRAKGLIAQPLMRANESLCKLIAEIRSTGEQIAGGSQQVADSSQSLSQGATHSASSLEEISSAMTELASQSQRNADNAKQANSLSSQAKNAADDGNQLMNDLMEAMFDINQSAESITKIIKVIDEIAFQTNLLALNAAVEAARAGQHGKGFAVVAEEVRNLAARSAKAAKETEELIEGSNQKTGHGTELAQNTATALQGILEETGKVTDLLNEISAASDEQAVGFDQVTRSLDQIEHITQQATANAEESASVAEQLANQSSNLRQMLTRFKTGGSGQQTERIVSSISPQRLTAPRSVKPSALPVKPAAKALPGPSVTPKPAAAKPAAAKPAAAKPAAAKPAAAKPAAAKPAAAKPAAAKPAAAKPAAAKPAAAKPAAAKPAAAKPAAAKPAATKPAAAKPAAAKPAAAKEETRELRPEEIIALDDSEFGRY; encoded by the coding sequence ATGATGAAGTTCAACGATTGGAAAATTGGTTACAGGCTCGCTCTGCTGGCAGGGATACTTTCCATTCTCCTTGTTATGACAGGTCTGCTCGGGTTGCGCAGTCTGGAGAGTGTCAATGCTTCATTGCAGTCTGTTTATCAGGACAGGGTCGTACCGCTTACCCGGCTTAAAAAGGTGTCGGATATGTATGCGGTCAATATCGTTGATCTCTCCCACAAAATCCGCAGCGAGCAGTTCGACTGGGATGACGCCATGCGCGCGTTGAAGTCAGCCCAGCAGTTGATCGCCCAGGAATGGGGTGCCTATCTGGAGACGGCAACCGCACCAGAAGAGCAGGCATTGGTTCGCGATGCGCGGAGTCTGATGGCAAGTGCCGATAAGACCATCGTAAACCTGGAAACCATCATTGCCGAGCGGCAGCATCTCATGCTGGTCGATTTCATTGAAAACAACCTTTATCAGGAGATCGATCCGATCACCGAACAGCTCGGGAAGTTGATCGACGTGCAGCTCGAGATCGCGCACCACGAATTTGATAAGGGACAGGCAACCTACCGGCAGACCTTTGTTCTTTCCATCGGCTGCATGGGACTGGCGCTGTTGTTGGCCGGGCTTCTCGGCTACCTCATTATTCGCAGCGTGACCCAACCGGTGGCCCGCACCGTGGAAATGATCGAGGCGATGGAAAAAGGCAACCTGGATATGCGTCTGTCCCTCGATCGCAAAGATGAGATCGGTCGCCTGGCGCGGGCCATGGACGCCTTTGCCGATAATCTCAAAAACGAGGTTCTGGAAGCGTTTAACAGCCTGGCAGCCGGCGACTTCACCTTTAGGGCCAAGGGCCTTATCGCCCAGCCTCTGATGCGGGCCAACGAGTCTCTATGCAAACTTATTGCGGAGATTCGTTCCACCGGCGAGCAGATCGCCGGTGGTTCTCAGCAGGTTGCCGACTCCAGCCAGAGTCTTTCCCAGGGGGCGACCCACTCGGCTTCTTCCCTTGAGGAGATTTCCTCCGCCATGACGGAGCTCGCTTCGCAGAGTCAACGCAATGCCGACAATGCCAAGCAGGCCAACAGTCTTTCCAGTCAGGCCAAAAACGCCGCCGACGACGGTAACCAGCTCATGAACGATCTGATGGAGGCCATGTTCGACATCAACCAGTCGGCGGAAAGTATCACCAAAATTATCAAGGTTATCGATGAGATCGCCTTTCAGACCAATCTTCTGGCACTCAATGCCGCCGTCGAAGCGGCTCGTGCCGGCCAGCACGGCAAGGGCTTTGCCGTTGTTGCCGAAGAGGTGCGTAACCTCGCCGCGCGCAGCGCCAAGGCGGCCAAGGAGACCGAAGAACTCATCGAGGGCTCCAACCAGAAGACCGGTCACGGCACCGAGCTGGCCCAGAATACCGCTACGGCCCTGCAAGGCATTCTGGAGGAGACCGGCAAGGTTACGGATCTCCTTAACGAGATTTCGGCCGCTTCCGATGAGCAGGCTGTCGGTTTTGACCAGGTTACCCGCAGTCTGGATCAGATCGAACACATTACCCAGCAGGCTACGGCCAATGCGGAAGAGAGCGCGTCCGTCGCAGAGCAGCTGGCAAATCAGTCGTCCAATCTGCGCCAGATGCTGACGCGCTTCAAAACGGGGGGCAGCGGGCAGCAGACCGAGCGCATAGTGTCGAGTATCTCTCCCCAAAGGCTGACCGCCCCGAGGAGCGTCAAACCATCCGCCTTGCCGGTAAAGCCTGCGGCCAAAGCTTTGCCTGGGCCTTCCGTAACACCGAAACCGGCGGCAGCGAAACCGGCGGCAGCGAAACCGGCGGCAGCGAAACCGGCGGCAGCGAAACCGGCGGCAGCGAAACCGGCGGCAGCGAAACCGGCGGCAGCGAAACCGGCGGCAGCGAAACCGGCGGCAGCAAAACCGGCGGCAGCAAAACCGGCGGCAGCAAAACCGGCGGCAGCAAAACCGGCGGCAGCAAAACCGGCGGCAGCGAAACCGGCGGCAACAAAACCCGCGGCAGCGAAACCCGCGGCAGCGAAACCCGCGGCAGCGAAGGAAGAGACCCGGGAGTTGCGTCCCGAGGAGATTATTGCTCTCGACGATTCCGAATTCGGTCGCTATTGA
- a CDS encoding DUF1232 domain-containing protein, translating into MKNILLILLGIASVVYLLNPGAGVFEVLPDNLPFIGNLDEAAAVGVLIMCLKYFGIDLTRLPDRDSSRRK; encoded by the coding sequence ATGAAAAATATCCTGCTGATTTTACTCGGTATCGCATCCGTCGTTTATCTGTTAAATCCCGGAGCCGGTGTTTTTGAAGTTTTGCCGGACAATCTGCCGTTTATCGGCAACCTGGATGAAGCCGCCGCAGTCGGGGTGCTGATCATGTGCCTGAAGTATTTCGGAATCGATCTGACGCGTTTGCCGGACAGGGATTCCAGTCGACGCAAATAG
- a CDS encoding adenylyltransferase/uridylyltransferase, with translation MTAATSHQSDILKQFGHLLDQVQSPEHLVFYKERLATDLWRVVLATTDKEGLLSVIAGLLTAHGANIRSADIITVSGASGKQTQHAATVMKSRIMDVLTLKLPDPQAAEQQLTHLHKDLVLLNNKMAEGGIEAVRDGLIDQVAGAIESRAPSGEQLLPVEIAIDNSLSESDTVIDIRSQDIPGFLFAFANALALLEINIEQATIRTLGDEVHDTFWIRDLYHRKVVDKDKLQELRFACALIKQFAYLLPHCPNPGQAIRQFRDLASRLLENPDRAADFTSIQSAETMQTLASLMGVSRFLWEDFLRMQHENLFPLIRNRAEIEKTLDRQQWADMLREELQTGGTHEDKVKILNDFKDREMFRIDLRHITRVIGDVTFARELTALTDVVVSQTALLCHEAVTARFGHPRVSEKPCGWGILAAGKYGGSEMGFASDLELLFIYEGQGKTQGKRPTDNGQYFEEFVRTFLKALKSRKEGIFEIDMRLRPFGNKGTLASSLATFRNYYAVHGQAEQFERLAMVKLRPVAGDQSLLTKVMQARDAFVYSGQPLDYANILHLRKRQDTELVASGRINLKLSAGGLVDIEYFLQAQLIEHGADKPELRVPNAMQGLKRLEAAGIIAPEQANDMRRAYRCFRRTIDALRAVRGNAKDLTLPLPDSPDYLYLSRRLGFENPEQLAAEIVWSRDLSRNLWLGKD, from the coding sequence ATGACTGCCGCCACTTCTCACCAATCCGATATCCTGAAACAATTCGGTCATCTGCTGGATCAGGTTCAAAGCCCGGAACACCTTGTCTTTTACAAAGAACGTCTCGCGACCGACTTGTGGCGGGTCGTCCTGGCAACCACCGATAAAGAAGGTCTTTTATCGGTCATTGCGGGCCTGTTAACCGCGCATGGTGCCAATATTCGCAGTGCAGACATCATTACGGTATCCGGCGCTTCGGGCAAACAGACCCAACACGCAGCGACGGTCATGAAATCCCGCATTATGGATGTCCTTACCCTCAAACTGCCGGATCCGCAGGCGGCCGAGCAACAACTGACGCACTTGCACAAGGACCTTGTGCTGCTCAACAACAAAATGGCCGAGGGCGGTATCGAGGCGGTGCGCGACGGACTCATCGACCAGGTTGCCGGCGCGATAGAATCCAGGGCACCGTCAGGCGAGCAGTTGTTACCGGTTGAGATCGCCATCGACAACAGCCTCTCCGAGTCGGACACGGTCATCGACATCCGTTCCCAGGACATTCCCGGCTTTCTGTTCGCGTTTGCCAATGCTCTGGCGCTACTGGAAATCAATATCGAACAGGCGACCATCCGTACCCTGGGCGATGAGGTCCACGATACCTTCTGGATTCGGGATTTGTACCATCGCAAGGTTGTGGACAAGGACAAACTGCAGGAATTGCGCTTTGCCTGTGCCTTGATCAAACAATTCGCCTATCTTCTGCCCCATTGCCCCAACCCCGGCCAGGCCATCCGGCAGTTCCGGGATCTGGCGTCGCGGCTGCTGGAAAATCCGGATCGGGCGGCGGATTTCACCAGTATCCAGTCGGCGGAAACCATGCAGACCCTGGCCAGTCTGATGGGGGTCAGCCGCTTTTTATGGGAGGATTTTCTGCGTATGCAGCATGAAAACCTCTTCCCCCTGATCCGCAACCGTGCAGAAATCGAGAAAACTCTCGACCGCCAGCAATGGGCCGACATGCTGCGCGAGGAGCTGCAGACCGGCGGCACGCACGAGGACAAGGTCAAGATCCTCAACGATTTCAAAGACCGGGAGATGTTCCGCATCGATCTCCGCCATATTACCCGGGTTATCGGCGACGTGACCTTTGCCCGCGAACTGACAGCCCTGACCGATGTGGTCGTCTCCCAGACCGCCCTGCTCTGTCATGAAGCTGTCACCGCCCGTTTCGGCCACCCGAGAGTGAGTGAAAAGCCCTGCGGTTGGGGCATCCTTGCAGCGGGGAAATACGGCGGCAGTGAAATGGGCTTCGCTTCGGACCTGGAGCTGCTCTTTATCTACGAAGGTCAGGGAAAAACACAGGGAAAACGGCCAACCGACAATGGACAATACTTCGAGGAATTTGTACGAACTTTTCTTAAGGCCTTGAAATCACGTAAAGAAGGAATTTTTGAAATCGATATGCGGCTGCGCCCCTTCGGCAACAAAGGTACCCTGGCGAGTTCCCTGGCCACCTTCCGAAACTACTATGCCGTTCACGGCCAGGCCGAACAATTCGAGAGGTTGGCCATGGTTAAACTGCGCCCTGTGGCCGGCGACCAATCGCTACTAACCAAAGTCATGCAGGCCCGCGATGCCTTTGTCTATTCCGGGCAGCCACTCGACTACGCCAATATTCTGCATCTGCGAAAAAGACAAGATACCGAGCTGGTCGCTTCAGGGAGGATCAATCTGAAACTCAGTGCGGGGGGATTGGTGGATATCGAATACTTCCTGCAGGCGCAACTCATCGAACACGGTGCAGACAAACCGGAACTGCGGGTTCCCAATGCCATGCAGGGCCTCAAGCGCCTCGAAGCCGCCGGCATTATCGCGCCCGAACAAGCCAACGACATGCGGCGGGCTTATCGCTGTTTCCGGCGCACCATCGACGCTCTGCGGGCGGTGCGCGGCAACGCCAAAGACCTCACTCTGCCGCTGCCGGATTCCCCCGACTATCTCTACCTGTCTCGCCGACTCGGCTTCGAAAACCCCGAGCAGCTGGCTGCCGAAATCGTCTGGAGCCGCGACCTCAGCCGCAACCTGTGGCTTGGTAAAGACTGA